TCCTTTAAACTGTAATTCACCTTTCAAATAATCTGTAATAATTCGTTTGGATAAGGTTGAAGGAATAGTAGCATCTGGCTCCAAAGCTGGAACATTAAGATGTGCTATCATGATTGATTGTACACCAGCTTCAATCATTTTCTTGAAAGGTGCAATATGGTATTTTTCTAAATCAGTTTTATTATCCGGTATCAATGGTAAAACTTTGTGCGAATCTTGGTCGGTATTTCCATGTCCTGGAAAATGTTTTGCAGACGATAAAACATTTTGTGTACGCATTCCGTTCATATAAGCAATTCCTTTTTCTGCTACACGATCGGGATTAGAGCCAAACGAACGATTTCCAATCACTGGATTATTCGAATTGACATTGACATCAACCGAAGGTGAAAAATTAAATTGTACACCCATTCTATTCGCTTGCAAACCGATTTGTTTCCCTACTTGATACACCAAATTATTATCTCGTAATGCTCCAAGTGTCATATTCCAAGGAAAACGTTCTACACTTTTCAAACGCATTGCTAATCCCCATTCTGCATCCATTCCTATTAACAAAGGCGTTTTTGAAATGGATTGAAATTTATTGGTTAACTCGATTTGATGAACAGCTTGATCTTGCATAAAAATCAAACCTCCGATATGTTCTTCTTCGATTAATTTTTGAATCTCAATCTCATGCGCAGCATCTCTATTTGTATACGCAGCTACAATAAATAATTGTCCAACTTTCTCTTCTAATGTCATGGTACTGTATTTTTCATCAACCCATTTCATTTGAATGGAATCCTTAAATAATGGAGAAATTTGTTGCGCTTTTGTCGCGATAGGTAAAATAATTGTTAAGAATACGTATGTTATAACTTTTTTCATGCTAGAATAAATTAATTTTGTATGTTTTTTCCCTTTGATAAAAACTTTTTTTTTAAAGGCTTACCGATTAGGATTGGTAAATTTATAGTAAATTGTGAAATTAAATAAAATTATATGAGTATTTTCAGTGTTGTACAGGATAGTATGTTAAATCATCCTGGACTAGTAACTGTTTTTGGAGTAGCTGTAATTATTATGCTACTTTTAGATTTAGGTGTTTTTAACAAAAACGCACATGTTGTTTCGAATAAAGAAGCACTTATCTGGACGATTGTTTGGATTTCCTTAGCAATGATTTTTAGTGGAGTAATTTATTTTGTTTTCAAGGAAGCTGATGGGCACGCGTTTGCTCTCAACAAATTCTCCCAATTTCAGGCGGCTTATTGGATTGAAAAAGCGTTATCCGTCGACAATCTATTTGTTTTTATTTTAGTTTTCGGGTTCTTTAAAATTCCAAAGGAATATCAACATAAAGTTCTCTTTTGGGGAATTTTAGGTGCATTATTATTCCGTGCAATCTTTATTTTTGCTGGAGTTGAATTAATCAAAATGACTTATTTACCTTCTTTTTCTATTGGAGATTGGCACTTTAATTTAGGTGATGAAGCAACGCACGCTAATTTTGCTGCAAAAGAATTTTTCCGTCCAAATGTAGTTTTAACTCTTTTCGGATTCTTCCTAATTGTAGCGGGAATCAAATCTTGGAAATCAAGTGATGAAGATGAAAATCAAGATTTATCACAAAACCTTGGAGTAAAATTGGTGCACAAATTTTTTAAAGTAACACCTAATTTTGATGGAGATAAATTCTTCAGTGTACAAAACGGAATCAAAATGGCGACGCCTCTTTTCGTTGCATTGATGGTGATTGAAGTAACAGATTTAGTATTTGCTGTAGATAGTATTCCTGCGATTTTTGCTGTTGCTCCAGACGATCCTTTTATTCTTTATTCATCTAATATTTTTGCTATTTTAGGATTGCGTTCGTTGTATTTCTTGTTAGCAAACTCGATGGATAAATTCAATAAATTACACTATGGTTTGGCTGTAATTTTAACTTTCATTGGAATTAAAATGATCATTATGCCTTTCTATCATTTCGAATCGACTGTTTCATTATCAATAATTGGTGGAGTTTTATTAACAACAATTATATGGTCTTTGCTTTCGAATCGAACAGAAAAAAGTAATTAAATAAATTATAAAACAAAAAATCTCCATTCTGAAAATGGAGATTTTTTTATTGTTTTAGTTATGCTTATTTCTTTACAGCATCTTTTAGAGGC
This portion of the Empedobacter stercoris genome encodes:
- a CDS encoding TerC family protein → MSIFSVVQDSMLNHPGLVTVFGVAVIIMLLLDLGVFNKNAHVVSNKEALIWTIVWISLAMIFSGVIYFVFKEADGHAFALNKFSQFQAAYWIEKALSVDNLFVFILVFGFFKIPKEYQHKVLFWGILGALLFRAIFIFAGVELIKMTYLPSFSIGDWHFNLGDEATHANFAAKEFFRPNVVLTLFGFFLIVAGIKSWKSSDEDENQDLSQNLGVKLVHKFFKVTPNFDGDKFFSVQNGIKMATPLFVALMVIEVTDLVFAVDSIPAIFAVAPDDPFILYSSNIFAILGLRSLYFLLANSMDKFNKLHYGLAVILTFIGIKMIIMPFYHFESTVSLSIIGGVLLTTIIWSLLSNRTEKSN